The genome window TTTTTTGGCGGCGATGCCGGTATGGATGAAGGAAAAGATGCTTCTCAAGAGTCTGCTGCAGAAAGAATTGGCGGCCGTCTCTGGAGGTCTCAGTAAATCGGAGCTCCCTCAGATTCTCTTTGGCGAGCATCATGAGTCCCATGCCGCCTCGGCGTTCTATCCTTCTCCTTTCGAAACAGCGGCGGTTCTCTGCATGGACGGGGTTGGGGAGTGGGCCACCACGTCGGCGTGGCTTGGCCAGGGGAATAATATTACTCCGCTCTGGGAAATTTCGTTTCCTCACTCGCTCGGGCTGCTTTATTCTGCATTTACTTATTACACCGGTTTCAAGGTCAATTCCGGTGAGTACAAAGTCATGGGGCTCGCTCCTTACGGTGAGCCCAAATACGTTCAAGCCATCTATGATCATTTAATCGATCTCAAACCGGATGGAACCTTTCGCCTCAATATGGACTGCTTCAATTACTGCACGGGCTTGACGATGACTAACGGGAAATTTGAGGGTCTGTTCGGCGGTCCGGCCAGGAGGCCTGAAACCTTGCTCACGCAGCGCGATATGGACCTGGCGCGATCGATCCAAGAGGTGACCGAAGAGGTCATGTTACGATTGGCCAGGACCCTCCACCGCGAAACCGGCGCGGAAAACCTTTGCCTGGCGGGCGGCGTGGCTCTGAACTGCGTCGGCAACGGGAGAATTCTGCGCGAAGGACCCTTCAAAGGATTATGGATCCAGCCGGCCGCAGGAGATGCCGGCGGCGCCCTGGGCGCCGCTTTGACCGCGTGGCACCGGCTCGAAGAAAAGCCGCGGGCTCTAAACGGCGGCGGCGACGCGATGCAGGGGAGTTTCTTGGGCCCCGCTTTTTCAAACGATGAAATTGAAAAGTTCTTGCAGAGCAATGGGGCGCCGCATGAATTTTTGAGCGATGAAGCTCTCTTTCGCCGAATCCCCGAAGACCTGGAAGCCGGAAAAGTCGTGGGTTGGTTTCAGGGACGCATGGAGTTCGGGCCGCGAGCTTTGGGTGGCCGGAGCATCATCGGGGACGCCCGTAATCCCGGGATGCAGTCCGTCATGAATCTAAAAATCAAGTACCGGGAATCTTTCCGGCCCTTCGCTCCCTCCGTGCTTCGGGAGCGAGTGTCGGACTACTTTGAAATGGATGCGGATAGTCCCTATATGCTGCTGGTGGCTCCAGTGCAAGAATCACGTCGGACACCCATGACGAAGGAACAGAAAGCATTGTGGGGGATCGATTTGTTAAATGTTCCACGGTCGGATATTCCAGCGGCGACACATGTTGATTACTCGGCGCGCGTCCAAACCGTCGATGAAGCGACGAATTCACGATATTATAAGCTGCTCAAAGCTTTCGAGGCAAAAACCGGCTGCGGCGTGATCGTGAACACCTCATTTAACGTTCGCAATGAGCCCATCGTCTGCACGCCTGAGGAAGCCTACCGCTGTTTTATGCGCACCCAGCTCGATACCCTGGTTCTGGAAAACTATGTGTTGAACAAAGCCGACCAAAAGCCCTGGGTCGAAGATACCAATTGGCAGGATGAATTCGAGTTGGACTAAGTCCGAACCAAAGATATTTGAAATTGTCGGTTGAATTGTGGGTTACGGAACCGAACAAGAATGACTCGCGCAAAGACGCAAAGCACGCTAAGTTCGGAGAAGTATTTCTTTCTTTGCGTTCTTGGCGCCTTGGCGCGATAAAGAATTAGATCCGAAATCTACGACTCGCGCAAAGACGCAAAGCACGCCAAGTTCGGAGAAATATTTCTTTCTTTGCGTTCTTGGCGACTTGGCGCGATATAGAATTAGATCCGAAATCTACGACTCGCGCAAAGCCGCAAAGGGCGCTAAGTTCGGAGAAGTATCGAAATCACAGACGAGGGAGATAAGAATGCAAGAAGTGATCGGCGCTAAACAATTACGCTCTTTTGGGTTTCTCGTCGGTGGAATTTTTGCCCTGCTGGGGTTTGGGCCGCTCCTGTTGGGGAAAGAAGTGCGGCTGTGGGCGATCATCCCGGCCGGAGCGCTTCTCATTCTCGGTCTCCTCCTACCGCAAAGTTTGGGACCGATCTACCGAGTTTGGATGAAGCTCGGCCACATTCTCGGCTGGATCAACACAAGAATAATCCTGAGTGTGGTCTTTTATGGTCTGGTTTTTCCCATGGGGTTTATCATGCGTTTGGCGGGAAGGGATCCGATGCGGCGCCGCTATGATCCGGCAGCCGAAAGCTACCGTGTCCCATCGACGCAGCGTCCGGGTTCGCACATGTTGCGACAATTTTAACTTTGGGTCTTCGGGAATTGCACCGCGGAGGCGCAGAGTACGCGGAGAAAACCTCTCTGTGAACTCTGTGTCTCTGCGGTGAAAAGGAATTCAGATATCACCGCAGAGGCGCAGAGGACGCGGAGAAAGACCCCTCTGTGAACTCTGTGTCTCTGCGGTGAAAAACGATTCGGAGATTACACCGCGGAGACGCTGAGGACGGGGAGAATCCGGATATTGCACCGCGGAGGCGCTGAGGGCGCGGAGAGTATAGTTGTGAACGGACTAACGGAGAAGATTATCGGGGCGGCAATTGAGGTTCATAAGGTCCTCGGGCCTGGACTCCTCGAATCGGCTTATGAGGTATGTTTGGCGCATGAACTTTCCCTTGCGAACATCTCCTTCGAGCGCCAGTTGCCACTGCCTATAACCTACAAGTCACTACCGTTGGACTGCGGGTACCGGCTCGATTTCTTAGTTGAAAGAACGGTGGTTTTGGAATTAAAGGCGATGGACGGGTTGCAACCGATTCATCAAGCACAATTGTTGACCTATCTGAAGCTGGGCGGATGGCCACTTGGTTTGCTGATCAATTTCAACGTGCCTGTGCTCAAGAATGGCATCAAGCGAATAGTGCATAATTTGAAGTAACCTCAGCGGACTCTGTCTCTGCGGTGGAAAACGAATCCGGATCTCTCACCGCGGAGGCGCCGAGAGCGCCGAGGCGAGGGAAAAGAAAGAACCCTCTGCGAACTCCGTGTCTCTGCGGTGAAAATGAATTCAGATATCTCACCGCCGAGGCGCCGAGAGCGCCGAGAAG of Candidatus Binatia bacterium contains these proteins:
- a CDS encoding SxtJ family membrane protein, with product MQEVIGAKQLRSFGFLVGGIFALLGFGPLLLGKEVRLWAIIPAGALLILGLLLPQSLGPIYRVWMKLGHILGWINTRIILSVVFYGLVFPMGFIMRLAGRDPMRRRYDPAAESYRVPSTQRPGSHMLRQF
- a CDS encoding GxxExxY protein, with product MVVNGLTEKIIGAAIEVHKVLGPGLLESAYEVCLAHELSLANISFERQLPLPITYKSLPLDCGYRLDFLVERTVVLELKAMDGLQPIHQAQLLTYLKLGGWPLGLLINFNVPVLKNGIKRIVHNLK
- a CDS encoding carbamoyltransferase, producing MLSTDILGISAYYHDSAACLVRDGQVVAAAQEERFTRKKQDAGFPGRAIRYCLREGGISLADLRYVVFYDKPLVKFERLLETYLAFAPSGLQSFLAAMPVWMKEKMLLKSLLQKELAAVSGGLSKSELPQILFGEHHESHAASAFYPSPFETAAVLCMDGVGEWATTSAWLGQGNNITPLWEISFPHSLGLLYSAFTYYTGFKVNSGEYKVMGLAPYGEPKYVQAIYDHLIDLKPDGTFRLNMDCFNYCTGLTMTNGKFEGLFGGPARRPETLLTQRDMDLARSIQEVTEEVMLRLARTLHRETGAENLCLAGGVALNCVGNGRILREGPFKGLWIQPAAGDAGGALGAALTAWHRLEEKPRALNGGGDAMQGSFLGPAFSNDEIEKFLQSNGAPHEFLSDEALFRRIPEDLEAGKVVGWFQGRMEFGPRALGGRSIIGDARNPGMQSVMNLKIKYRESFRPFAPSVLRERVSDYFEMDADSPYMLLVAPVQESRRTPMTKEQKALWGIDLLNVPRSDIPAATHVDYSARVQTVDEATNSRYYKLLKAFEAKTGCGVIVNTSFNVRNEPIVCTPEEAYRCFMRTQLDTLVLENYVLNKADQKPWVEDTNWQDEFELD